CTAAAgcaaaccatatatatatatatatatatatattaaactggCCTATAGCAGCTTAAACCCTGAACAAATAAAAGGACAGAGAGATAAAATAATCTGGAGCTGAATTCACTCACCTGTGACCATTGAGCTGCGTCCATGATATGAACTCAGAagtaagaaagagaaaagggttAAGATCCAAAGGCGAATCAAATGATGTCTTGACTCTTGAGAGAGAAAATCTACCTCCTTTGTCTGCAGTTGCCTTTAGTGCGAAAGAAAGAAtgtttaaagattttttttttttttggctgggAAAAGATGTTTTTTTGTTGGATCACTTTTTCAAAGGTGGAATGGAAAGCTAGAGATGGTGTTTTGACTAGCTACAGGGTTCTGGTATATATTAGTCTAGGTCAATTAGTTCACCCCAAACGATGTGgttaattatgttaatttgcaTTAAGTTGTTGGTGGAATTTGTGATGTGGTTTTCTTTTTTgacacttttatatatatatgtatatggtgGATAactttgattatatatattcttcacATTTTCGGCACATCCCTTTTACATACCGTTCTCCAATGGCGCACTTGAATTCgagaagaagggaaaaagaaaaatgaattctaCTTATACGTATTTTTTTTCtggatatataaatatattttgattaattggtTAATTATTCAGAAAGTTTAGTAAGCtataattttttgtaacaaAGGCACTgatatctaatttaaattagaataaatatatatatatatatatatattgggtcGAATGAGGACTCTTGTCTTGTATTTACGCATCACAGTTGGACTATCATTATTCTTGTAATAATCTAGAATCATGCTATCTCACTCTGATAAATTAAAGAAGTATTAGTTAATTAGTTGTATGATTATATCATTTCAAAAAGAGGGGGAGCAGGTAGGGGCCCTTGGAAGGTGATTTTTCTAATGTGAAAGGGACGTGGGATTAGCTGGGTTTGAATGTCTTCGATCAACAAGAGCCAAATTCCTTCAAATCTCAGTTACCAGTTACCTGCCTGCCTTTTTTATTAGTTCTTAATTTTGTTCCTTTTATCTTTATGATCAGTTCtgaattttgttctttttactcTCTACGAAAACGTTACAAAGCCATCGACCTTTCAGTACATTTCCCGttaacataaatattttgttcTGCATAAACGAGAAAAAAACAAGCGGTCATGGTGCACGATGATTCTGTTTACTTAAAAATAGTTAAGAGTGTGTTAAaagtttttatatattatttaaattttattttttttgtcacaaaTCAAGGATGTGATGTTTGAATAATTAGTAaagaacaattttatttttaaagctTGTCTTGTATAAGCTCACTAAAATTTATAAGACCTTAGGATAATTAGtttaatatacatattaaaCTGATAATACACTGCTGCAATGCACAATACTGTTGATATCGAGTCAAGGTATCCCAATTGATCACTTTTTTGGAAAGACCAAACCCATTTGTCAAATTtctgctatatatataaaatcttgaAAGCTCtctagctttatatatatatatatatatatatgtctggcTAGCACCTGGGCAGGTCTGCAGGAGGGTGAGGAAGGCTCTCTAGCTCTCCTTTCCCATCCTTCACTATAAACACCACTCCCAAGCCCCACGATAAATGTATGTCCAAGTGACAGTGCATGAACCACACCCCTgtacaattaataaaattaaaaatatcattaatgtCATTTTTATATGTATCATGAGTACTTGCTGATTCAAGTATATATGTAAGTCTATTCTATATGTAGATTAGGTACCTGGATTGTCGGCGACGAATCTAATTGCAGCCCATCCTCCTACTGGGACTCCAATTGTGTTCATGTAAGGCGGATCAACCAAGTTAAAATTCGCAGTTTTGGGATCATAGTTGCCAATTCCGTACCCTACTACATAGAAGCTATAGCCATGAAGATGCATGGGATGGTTCTCAGTGGTGACCGTGCCTGTATCCTGGAAGATTAGTTGAACCCTGGTCCCATATTCAACCACCTTGGTCCTGGTCCCAACCAATGACTGGGTATCATTAGGGCTGTTATTGGGCGCCCCATTGACGAAGTCATAGAACTCAAGGGGTAAGCCTGGAAAGTCCTCAGTGTAATACCCACTAATCCTCCTGTAGTAAGCTTCAAGAAGTGAAATCTTGGGCTTTATAAAGCTTATGTTATTCATGGAAGCAGCGAAAACCCCGCCATTAGGGCCTCGGCAGTTTTGCTGCGGGGTCCTGGAATGGCACAGATTAACATTTAACCCAATGGTGACGAAGAGGTCTGCGTCAATCTGCTTAGGCACATCCACTGCAGGATTAAGGCTCCTAAGCCCGTCCATTACGGTCTTAACCGCGAGATTGTTGTTGAAACTTGGCAATGAAGCAGGTAAAGCCAAGCTACTTGGCAAGGCGCCCAAGTAGCGGAAGTAGGCAATGGCCGTTGTGTTTTGGAACAAGACGTTTCTTGCCGACATGTAAGGTCCCATGGACATGGAATACGTGCCGATTGGCTGGTCCGCGGTGACGAGAACGCCCAGCGTCTGACCTGGGCCTATCATGACATGGTCTGTGGTGAATGGTTTTGTGTATTCCGCATCAGCTTCGACAATGGTGAATTTGTGATCAGCAATGGCAAAGAAGACCTCCATGTTCAAGGCTGCATTGATTAGTCTCAGCAGATATGTCTTCCCGGGGACTGCAACGACGTCATACACAtctgaaagaaaaagaaaatatagcaCAGTAACCAGCAGCTGACCCATTAATTAACTATTGTTTAATATATACTCGATCAGCACAGCTGATGATTAATGGAAGTctaattagtattttatatatatatataaatttatgtacCATTGGTGGAACAATTGTAATTGGGACCAGGGTGCCCATTAATCGTGAAAGCATCGGCTGGCGGGGGAGGGCCGCCGCTGGCCAGAACTGCCTGTTCCAATCGTGGAATGTCTCTCAGCCAATACTCCCCTGTGATGTTCCAAACACATAACAGACACCAAACCTCTTTAGTGCGAAATCAGAATTCACTTCAATTATTAATAAATGGGTAATTACTACTTTTGAATTCCATAATTATCTTCAAATAAAtaacccattaatttttttttcagtcAAGTAATGAGCTTGTTAACGCTACCACCTTATACACCACTAGGTTACCACTCGAATTCATGATGGGTATAATCCATTAAAATTCAAGATGCAATGAATATAACCCTtattttataaaactttaaGGCAGCAGTAGCCATAGGTGTTACACATTCCAAACtagaaaattcaatattttgcaaaatttaatttggaatgTCAAGCGAGTCATATCATTGTAATCATATAAATTACAAAGagtgaattttctttttcttttttttctttttttgtatataagATAAAGTCTAGTGGTATTCtacttgaatttttgtttttttttttataaatatgtaaCTTGTTTTCCTCGGACAAAGATTAATTAGGATTTGGTGGGGGCACAGACTACAgagatttaaatattaatttacctagGATTATGACATGCTCTTGATAGGGGAATATAAAGGGGTAGGGCACCCCAGATTTAGGGTGGACAACAATGGCACCATGAACTGTGGCTCTAAGCCATGAAATATGAGCATGCCAAAAAAGAGTGCCCTTCTGTTGCACCAATGTGAAGTTATAGGTGAAAGTGTCTCCGGCTTGAATGGGGCACTGCGTAATGTATGATGGACCGTCAAACCAGCACGATAGTCTTTGCCGTACACCATGCCTGAAAACAACAATAAGCAGCCACCTTGCTACAAATTAGCTAGAAATTATTAATCAACTCAACTGATATCATCATTActtatcttttaattaaaaatgccATATAATTAATGTCATATTAAATTCATATATGTACAGTTTCCCAATACtcttataatacatataattagTTACCGCTTACCAGTGGATGGTAGCATTGTAAGGGGAAAGGTTGCTGACTCTAACAATCACTGTGTCATCCTCTTGGGCATAAACAACCGGGCCAGGAAACATTCCGTTGATCGTAACGATGTCCTTGCTATTGCAGAGCTTGGTGATTCTCAAGCTTcgcacctatatatatatatatatatatatatatgaaaattgaaataacgaTCACACAGAGAACATCAACTCAAtcaatatagatatatagacGAATGCAGTatatacattaattataaactGCATGTATATATTTGCATTAGAACATGCATGCACGAAAGGAAGTCTTGATCTATTACGAGAATCCCTGTTTGGTGAGAATGGGGAGGAGAAATCGTATTAATACGTAATCTTTCCGTTAAAATAGTTAGGGCGATAGATGCAATAATATTACAAATAGATAACTATATGACGCACAGATAATGGGGATAGGAAAAGGCAGAGAGACCTTGAAGTCATAGAACCTGGTGGTTGAAGCGGCTGTTGGGCATTTTTCCACAAAGCATAACAGTAAGCTTAACCAGCTGATGAGAGTAGTGAAGGAAGAAGCCGAGCTGGTCATCTTTTGAGAGAGggagaatagaatagaatagaatggGTGATGGGTGATGGGGGAGGGTTTTTAAAGGGACATTTCTTTTGCCAAAGATTTATTATGTTTGTCAGCTTTCATCATTCCTCTAACATGGACTTGGAATCATAAGGCGTTGCTCCCCTTCTTTACCCAATGGAGAGAATTCAATCtcaaacataaaagaaaaattaaaaaaatgaaaacaaagtcCATTGGAGAAGATCTCACTCTCTCACACGCACACACTTTTTCTAACTTTTTTGATtcattattttgtcacatttaaTTTATGCGCCCCCCCCCTCCAAACCGGCAACCACCAccttttattgttttcttctcAAATTAAACATCAtgacataaaattaatatatttgtacTTTGTAAAAGGAATAGGAAAAAAAtcgtatttataatataatcttTGTTTTACTTTACAAGTCAAATCTGTAACTTTCTTATCATAAATAACAACTTTAGTGTCGTTAACAAAACTcacttcttatatttttaatataattttttaacaattaatctTCCAACCCTAGCTACTTAAATATATGGACTATTAAGCATATATACAAATCTTAGTGGTAGATCGTGAGTACGGGTGGGAGATAcaaacgtatatatatatatatatatagagagagagagagagagagagagagagagagaggctaaTGTTAATGTCTGCGAATGACATGATGGATGGAGACAAGAAGACAACCCCAAAGTTAGCAGAAAGGTGAAGGAAACGGTTGATTTGCTTGGCCTTTATAGGACACCGTCTTACTCTTACTTGATCATACATAGATGCACGCCTTCCCAACCCCCAACCTTGATGGGTCTCATCGGCAATCACACTTCCTAAAAAGCTTTATGTTTAATCACTCAAAATTCATGTCAATAGCTAGCCCTTTTGATTTAATCCACTAAAATACtctatatatttgtatgtgctAGTTGCTATAGTGCCAAAGGGTAAAGAAGATCTATCTAATTCAAGTTTTCTTTCTTAGTAATATGATGCTAATTGAAGGGTTGCTCTTTTATCATCAGtttaaattgataattgaaGGGTGGTAAGATGATgctaattagtatatatataaattatatagaaagagagattggggggggggtttgTAGAATCCGATGCATATTGGTAGCTAGAATCCCATGCGTATAAGCCGTGCAGAATGGTGGCTTTAAGATGAGATTGgaattggatataaaatatatagggGCCGCTGACCAAGTGGATGATGGTGTTTCATTGACATGATTTTGTAGCTTAATCCTGCGGGCATCCTAATCGATGGCTCAGGACCCGCCACCTACACCCTTCACCTTTGCtgtgataatatatatatatatatattattggtgTGTTGCTGTATATAGAAATGtaaaaagtttatatatatatatatatattattggtgTGTTGCTGTATATAGAAATGtaaaaagtttgaaaaacttgctgAATTCTCTAAACTCACATAGAAATAACCTCTATggtaatatttaataattgagTGTAATATAACTTAGCGATAGTACGAGTTAAAACATTTGAAATGCAAATTATACATAGAACAGATTATTTTGGCGTATTCTCTCTCATAATCATCACAATGAAGTTGCTCTCTCTGTTGGATCCAAATTGTTTACATAAGCTGAAGCTCTAACGAACAATAATAATAGGCAACCAGTGGGCAGTGGGACAAGGTAAAATAATCCACACCCATGCTGATTTGTGAAGCATGCCTAGAAAAAGAGGGCATTTCAAAGCAACCACAACCAGTTTCTAACtgtacatttaaaaaaaatgttatatataaataaatacacggGAAGCATGAAGAAATAAACCCCTATTCGGTCCTATCCCTACTACAACAGCACAAATATTTTGGCATTGGCACAACCTACTGGGATTTAGCAACTGTAGCTCGGAATGGTATAGTATAATTCAATTGATCGGATAGATGATCAACAACTGGGAGTCTGGGGCAAGATTTATTGGCCCCATGAAAGGCGTGCTACAAGGACGGAAGAGTGAGAGATaattagttacaagctctctcacCAAAAGTGAACAAATGCTAGTTATGCTTAACAAGAGAAAATGGCAAGCCATTAGCAGAGCAGGTAG
The Diospyros lotus cultivar Yz01 chromosome 12, ASM1463336v1, whole genome shotgun sequence DNA segment above includes these coding regions:
- the LOC127787038 gene encoding laccase-6 isoform X1, whose amino-acid sequence is MTSSASSFTTLISWLSLLLCFVEKCPTAASTTRFYDFKVRSLRITKLCNSKDIVTINGMFPGPVVYAQEDDTVIVRVSNLSPYNATIHWHGVRQRLSCWFDGPSYITQCPIQAGDTFTYNFTLVQQKGTLFWHAHISWLRATVHGAIVVHPKSGVPYPFIFPYQEHVIILGEYWLRDIPRLEQAVLASGGPPPPADAFTINGHPGPNYNCSTNDVYDVVAVPGKTYLLRLINAALNMEVFFAIADHKFTIVEADAEYTKPFTTDHVMIGPGQTLGVLVTADQPIGTYSMSMGPYMSARNVLFQNTTAIAYFRYLGALPSSLALPASLPSFNNNLAVKTVMDGLRSLNPAVDVPKQIDADLFVTIGLNVNLCHSRTPQQNCRGPNGGVFAASMNNISFIKPKISLLEAYYRRISGYYTEDFPGLPLEFYDFVNGAPNNSPNDTQSLVGTRTKVVEYGTRVQLIFQDTGTVTTENHPMHLHGYSFYVVGYGIGNYDPKTANFNLVDPPYMNTIGVPVGGWAAIRFVADNPGVWFMHCHLDIHLSWGLGVVFIVKDGKGELESLPHPPADLPRC
- the LOC127787038 gene encoding laccase-6 isoform X2, with amino-acid sequence MLCGKMPNSRFNHQVRSLRITKLCNSKDIVTINGMFPGPVVYAQEDDTVIVRVSNLSPYNATIHWHGVRQRLSCWFDGPSYITQCPIQAGDTFTYNFTLVQQKGTLFWHAHISWLRATVHGAIVVHPKSGVPYPFIFPYQEHVIILGEYWLRDIPRLEQAVLASGGPPPPADAFTINGHPGPNYNCSTNDVYDVVAVPGKTYLLRLINAALNMEVFFAIADHKFTIVEADAEYTKPFTTDHVMIGPGQTLGVLVTADQPIGTYSMSMGPYMSARNVLFQNTTAIAYFRYLGALPSSLALPASLPSFNNNLAVKTVMDGLRSLNPAVDVPKQIDADLFVTIGLNVNLCHSRTPQQNCRGPNGGVFAASMNNISFIKPKISLLEAYYRRISGYYTEDFPGLPLEFYDFVNGAPNNSPNDTQSLVGTRTKVVEYGTRVQLIFQDTGTVTTENHPMHLHGYSFYVVGYGIGNYDPKTANFNLVDPPYMNTIGVPVGGWAAIRFVADNPGVWFMHCHLDIHLSWGLGVVFIVKDGKGELESLPHPPADLPRC